From Kineosporia succinea, the proteins below share one genomic window:
- a CDS encoding mismatch-specific DNA-glycosylase: MAADRKFTPEQLRQFQDSTVPDLLAPGLKLLFVGINPGLWTAAVQAHFARRGNRFYPALYRSGLTDRLIDASNGYAPEDLQHLHDRGLGISNMAQRATAKADELTPQELLAGARRLEELVGRVRPVVVAFLGITAYRVAFELPRARTGRQDREMHGAQVWVAPNPSGLNAHVQLPALAGSFRELGLAAGVLQA; encoded by the coding sequence GTGGCCGCAGATCGGAAGTTCACGCCCGAGCAGCTCCGGCAGTTCCAGGACTCGACGGTTCCCGATCTGCTGGCCCCCGGCCTGAAACTGCTCTTCGTCGGCATCAACCCGGGTCTGTGGACCGCCGCGGTGCAGGCCCACTTCGCCCGGCGGGGCAACCGGTTCTACCCGGCGCTGTACCGCTCCGGGCTCACCGACCGGCTCATCGACGCCTCGAACGGCTATGCGCCCGAAGACCTTCAGCACCTGCACGACCGCGGCCTCGGCATCAGCAACATGGCGCAGCGGGCCACGGCGAAGGCCGACGAGCTGACGCCGCAGGAGCTGCTCGCGGGTGCCCGGCGGCTCGAGGAGCTGGTCGGGCGGGTGCGGCCGGTGGTGGTCGCCTTCCTCGGGATCACCGCCTACCGCGTGGCTTTCGAGCTGCCCCGGGCCCGCACCGGCCGGCAGGACCGCGAGATGCACGGCGCCCAGGTGTGGGTCGCGCCGAACCCGAGCGGGCTCAACGCGCACGTGCAGCTGCCGGCGCTCGCCGGGTCGTTCCGCGAACTCGGGCTCGCGGCAGGCGTGCTTCAGGCCTGA
- a CDS encoding LLM class F420-dependent oxidoreductase, with amino-acid sequence MLTGIFTPVTDGQITPARLGREVEDRGFESLFVPEHSHIPSRFETPTPDGNPLSGDYYRNLDPFVTLTAAAVATTRLRLGTAVTLVAQRDPIHLAKELASIDLVSGGRVELGAGAGWLREEIANHGTDPATRVRLLMERLAAVKEIWTRDEASFHGRFVDFEPIQVWPKPVQRPHPPVWLAGWGPTTFSRVVSSGSGWMAPVALPVPELERGMKELATSASPAPVPVIATLLDATERDVEAVRELGVHRLLLGLGNVAPEAQTLRRLDRYAELL; translated from the coding sequence ATGCTGACCGGAATCTTCACCCCCGTCACCGACGGGCAGATCACGCCGGCGCGTCTCGGCCGGGAGGTCGAGGACCGGGGTTTCGAATCGCTTTTCGTGCCCGAGCACTCGCACATCCCGAGCCGCTTCGAGACCCCGACCCCCGACGGCAACCCGCTCAGCGGCGACTACTACCGAAACCTCGACCCGTTCGTCACCCTGACCGCGGCCGCGGTCGCGACCACCCGGCTGCGGCTCGGCACCGCGGTGACCCTGGTGGCGCAGCGCGACCCGATCCACCTGGCCAAGGAGCTGGCGAGCATCGACCTGGTGTCGGGCGGCCGGGTCGAGCTGGGGGCCGGGGCGGGCTGGCTGCGTGAGGAGATCGCCAACCACGGCACCGACCCGGCCACCCGCGTCCGGCTGCTGATGGAACGGCTGGCCGCGGTGAAGGAGATCTGGACCCGGGACGAGGCTTCCTTCCACGGGCGTTTCGTGGACTTCGAGCCGATCCAGGTGTGGCCCAAGCCGGTGCAGCGGCCGCACCCTCCGGTCTGGCTGGCGGGCTGGGGGCCGACCACGTTCAGCCGGGTGGTGAGCTCGGGGAGCGGGTGGATGGCGCCGGTGGCGCTGCCGGTCCCGGAGCTGGAGCGGGGGATGAAGGAACTGGCCACCTCAGCCTCGCCGGCCCCGGTGCCGGTGATCGCGACGCTGCTCGACGCCACGGAGCGCGATGTCGAGGCGGTGCGGGAGCTGGGGGTGCACCGGCTGCTGCTGGGGCTGGGGAACGTGGCGCCGGAGGCGCAGACGTTGCGGCGGCTCGACCGGTACGCGGAGCTGCTGTGA
- a CDS encoding Fur family transcriptional regulator → MTDSAVLLRGAGLRSTAPRRAVLEALLTRPHSTVTDLSQAVDGQLSNQTIYNALDDLANSGLVRRIEPAGSATRYETRVGDNHHHLVCRSCGAVADVDCEIAEAPCLVPGAHPGFARVDEAEVVFWGICNDCAMTQSRQA, encoded by the coding sequence GTGACGGATTCGGCGGTGCTTCTGCGAGGCGCGGGCCTGCGCAGTACGGCGCCGCGCCGGGCCGTGCTCGAGGCCCTGCTCACGCGTCCGCACTCCACGGTCACCGACCTGTCCCAGGCGGTCGACGGGCAGCTGTCCAACCAGACCATCTACAACGCGCTCGACGACCTGGCGAACTCCGGGCTGGTGCGGCGCATCGAACCGGCCGGCTCGGCCACGCGCTACGAGACCCGGGTGGGCGACAACCACCACCACCTGGTCTGCCGCTCGTGCGGTGCGGTGGCCGACGTCGACTGCGAGATCGCCGAGGCGCCCTGCCTGGTGCCGGGTGCGCATCCGGGGTTCGCCCGGGTCGACGAGGCCGAGGTGGTCTTCTGGGGCATCTGCAACGACTGCGCGATGACTCAGTCTCGTCAGGCCTGA
- a CDS encoding 5-oxoprolinase subunit B family protein, with amino-acid sequence MTGSLIARPAGERGYLVDVPEADPARVAAALRVVAGRRGVGLVDVVPGMSTVLVVLSDALPGPAFRALLAEVGREPVTESGESGTITIDVRYDGPDLAEVASLSGLSESEVVRVHTGTDFRAAFSGFAPGFVYLTGVPESLRVPRRAAPRAALPGGSVALADQFTAVYPRRSPGGWRLIGTTDVPLWDETRDPPAVIRPGMTVRFRAVG; translated from the coding sequence GTGACGGGGTCGCTGATCGCGCGGCCGGCGGGGGAGCGCGGCTATCTCGTCGATGTGCCCGAGGCCGATCCGGCCCGGGTGGCCGCGGCGCTGCGTGTCGTGGCCGGGCGGCGGGGTGTCGGACTGGTCGACGTGGTGCCGGGGATGTCGACGGTGCTCGTCGTGCTGTCGGATGCCTTGCCCGGCCCGGCCTTCCGGGCGCTGCTGGCGGAGGTCGGGCGGGAGCCGGTGACCGAGTCCGGGGAGAGCGGAACGATCACGATCGACGTGCGGTACGACGGTCCGGATCTGGCTGAAGTGGCATCGCTGAGCGGGCTTTCGGAGTCGGAGGTGGTGCGGGTTCACACCGGGACCGATTTCCGGGCCGCGTTCAGCGGGTTCGCACCCGGTTTCGTCTATCTCACCGGCGTTCCCGAGTCGTTGCGGGTGCCTCGGCGGGCCGCGCCGCGGGCGGCGCTGCCGGGTGGGTCGGTGGCGCTGGCCGATCAGTTCACGGCCGTCTACCCTCGGCGCAGTCCCGGGGGCTGGCGGCTGATCGGTACCACCGACGTGCCGTTGTGGGACGAGACCCGGGATCCTCCGGCCGTGATCCGGCCCGGGATGACCGTGCGGTTCCGGGCGGTCGGCTGA
- a CDS encoding GNAT family N-acetyltransferase, producing MTTDHVIRDATLGDADACAAIYEPYVRDTTLSFEEMPPTGGEMAGRIARAMEKHAWLVLERDGEVVGYAYGGRLGVRPAYRWSCEVSVYMARDRQRQGGGRALYEALLERLEQRGYRQALAVISVPNEPSVGLHESLGFKPVGLYENVGYKKGQWLTTAWMQRQLGEGASPGRPPEPR from the coding sequence GTGACCACCGACCACGTGATCCGTGACGCCACGCTCGGGGATGCGGACGCCTGCGCCGCGATCTACGAGCCGTACGTACGGGACACGACGCTGAGCTTCGAGGAGATGCCGCCGACGGGCGGCGAGATGGCCGGGCGGATCGCCCGGGCCATGGAGAAACACGCCTGGCTGGTGCTGGAACGCGACGGGGAGGTGGTGGGTTACGCCTACGGCGGCCGTCTCGGTGTCCGCCCCGCCTACCGCTGGTCGTGCGAGGTCAGCGTCTACATGGCCCGCGACCGGCAGCGCCAGGGCGGAGGCCGGGCTCTGTACGAGGCGCTGCTGGAGCGTCTTGAGCAGCGCGGCTACCGGCAGGCCCTGGCCGTCATCTCGGTGCCCAACGAGCCGAGTGTGGGGCTGCACGAGTCCCTGGGCTTCAAGCCGGTCGGGCTCTACGAGAACGTCGGCTACAAGAAGGGCCAGTGGCTGACGACAGCGTGGATGCAGCGTCAGCTGGGCGAGGGAGCTTCCCCGGGCCGCCCGCCCGAGCCGCGCTGA
- a CDS encoding bifunctional metallophosphatase/5'-nucleotidase produces MKPLITRRGGLTAAITASTVAAALFALPSSPAQASDAAAAKHDAPKKSKTVDLQILSFNDYHGHLEPPTGTDGTVTTTSGSVLAGGSEYLTSELRTLRKGKPHSLTVAAGDLIGASPSMSGLFKDEPSIETLNNMDVDVSSVGNHEFDEGVSELLRMQYGGCHPTEGCFDKDGYSGADFEYLAANVEYKDGVKVTKPKKAKTYGDWFKASTGRTVLPPTTIKKVDSVKVGFIGMTLEGTPELVAPAGVKDVTFNDEVASANLAAKDLRKKGVEAIVVLLHEGGIPPTGATYDYDCNSGSAAGISGPIVNIAKTLDASIDLVVTGHTHNSYNCSIPDPKGNPRQVTSDLSYGRTVTETTLKIDKKTKDVVRNQVTSKNILVDRDQKPASDQTKAIAKWKALAAPISNKVIGEITGDIQRSVSRDGESSLGDLIADAQLAATRAAADGGSQVAFMNPGGVRADLTYAGSAAGEGDGKVTYGESFTVQPFGNLLVSMDVTGAQLDTMLEQQWTTQTDGSVKFLHLGVSDGFTYSYSKAAAIGSKVDASTIKLGGTAVSPASTYRITVNSFLADGGDGFTVLKEGTNRIGGGVDLDAFNNYLTANSPVTGPTPNRVTPLP; encoded by the coding sequence ATGAAGCCCCTCATCACGCGCAGAGGCGGGCTCACCGCGGCGATCACCGCGAGCACCGTCGCAGCAGCCCTGTTCGCACTGCCTTCGTCACCGGCCCAGGCCAGCGACGCGGCTGCGGCGAAGCACGACGCGCCCAAGAAGTCGAAGACCGTCGACCTCCAGATCCTGAGCTTCAACGACTACCACGGCCACCTCGAGCCGCCGACCGGCACCGACGGCACCGTCACGACCACCTCCGGCTCGGTCCTGGCCGGCGGTTCGGAGTACCTGACCAGCGAGCTCCGCACCCTCCGCAAGGGCAAGCCGCACTCGCTCACCGTCGCCGCCGGCGACCTGATCGGCGCCTCCCCCTCGATGTCCGGCCTGTTCAAGGACGAGCCGAGCATCGAGACGCTCAACAACATGGACGTCGACGTCTCCAGCGTCGGCAACCACGAGTTCGACGAGGGCGTGTCCGAGCTGCTGCGCATGCAGTACGGCGGTTGCCACCCGACCGAGGGCTGCTTCGACAAGGACGGCTACAGCGGCGCCGACTTCGAGTACCTGGCGGCCAACGTCGAGTACAAGGACGGCGTCAAGGTCACCAAGCCGAAGAAGGCCAAGACGTACGGCGACTGGTTCAAGGCCTCCACCGGCCGCACCGTGCTGCCCCCCACCACGATCAAGAAGGTCGACAGCGTCAAGGTCGGCTTCATCGGCATGACCCTCGAGGGCACGCCCGAGCTGGTCGCCCCGGCCGGGGTCAAGGACGTCACCTTCAACGACGAGGTCGCCAGCGCCAACCTGGCCGCCAAGGACCTTCGCAAGAAGGGCGTCGAGGCGATCGTGGTGCTGCTGCACGAGGGCGGCATCCCGCCCACCGGCGCCACCTACGACTACGACTGCAACTCCGGGAGCGCGGCCGGTATCTCGGGCCCGATCGTGAACATCGCGAAGACCCTGGACGCCAGCATCGACCTGGTCGTCACCGGCCACACGCACAACTCGTACAACTGCAGCATCCCCGACCCGAAGGGCAACCCGCGTCAGGTCACCAGCGACCTGTCCTACGGGCGCACGGTCACCGAGACCACCCTGAAGATCGACAAGAAGACCAAGGACGTCGTCCGCAACCAGGTGACCTCCAAGAACATCCTCGTCGACCGCGACCAGAAGCCGGCCTCGGACCAGACGAAGGCGATCGCCAAGTGGAAGGCCCTGGCCGCGCCCATCAGCAACAAGGTGATCGGTGAGATCACGGGCGACATCCAGCGCAGCGTCAGCCGCGACGGCGAGTCCAGCCTCGGTGACCTGATCGCCGACGCCCAGCTCGCCGCCACCCGGGCCGCGGCCGACGGCGGCTCGCAGGTCGCGTTCATGAACCCCGGCGGCGTGCGGGCCGACCTGACCTACGCCGGCTCCGCGGCCGGTGAGGGCGACGGCAAGGTCACCTACGGCGAGTCGTTCACGGTGCAGCCGTTCGGCAACCTGCTGGTCTCGATGGACGTGACCGGCGCGCAGCTCGACACCATGCTCGAGCAGCAGTGGACGACGCAGACCGACGGCTCGGTCAAGTTCCTGCACCTCGGCGTCTCGGACGGCTTCACCTACAGCTACTCGAAGGCGGCCGCGATCGGCAGCAAGGTGGACGCGTCGACCATCAAGCTGGGCGGCACGGCCGTCAGCCCGGCCAGCACCTACCGGATCACGGTCAACTCGTTCCTGGCCGACGGTGGTGACGGCTTCACCGTTCTCAAGGAAGGCACCAACCGGATCGGTGGTGGCGTCGACCTGGACGCCTTCAACAACTACCTGACCGCGAACAGCCCGGTCACCGGCCCGACCCCGAACCGGGTCACGCCGCTTCCCTGA
- a CDS encoding uracil-xanthine permease family protein yields the protein MAIGWKLHGDGKTLAPGDVVAPDERLRWDRTVGLGAQHVVAMFGATFVFPILMGLNPQLAIMMSGVATILFLLIVQNKVPSYLGTSASFVGVAAAIRAQGGDSSDVTGAILVSGLVLVAVGVLIHFAGSRMVNEILPPAVTGAVVMLIGFNLAPVVAETYWPQDQWVALLVMLFVIVLSVAVGGFIGRIAIFLALVFGYLLSWGLDRVFGRITSFNAGTGEVDTHWRVVWDGVESASWFGFPARTTVSPDGLEVAGWHTPTFSAAFILLVLPAVIALIAENAGHVKAVGEMTKTDLDPMMGRAIAGDGVGTVLATAVGGSPTTTYAENIGVMAATRVYSTAAYYVAAVVAILFGLCPKFGALVAATPGGVLGGITVVLYGMIGLLGAKIWIENKIDFGNPINLVPLAAGIIVAIGNTSLKVSDDFSLSGIALGTIIAVAGWHLARAVAPAHLKQQLKAERS from the coding sequence ATGGCCATCGGATGGAAGCTGCACGGCGACGGCAAGACCCTCGCCCCGGGCGACGTCGTCGCACCGGACGAGCGGCTGCGCTGGGACCGCACCGTCGGGCTCGGAGCCCAGCACGTGGTGGCCATGTTCGGGGCGACCTTCGTCTTCCCGATCCTCATGGGCCTCAACCCCCAGCTCGCGATCATGATGAGCGGCGTCGCGACGATCCTGTTCCTGCTGATCGTGCAGAACAAGGTGCCGTCGTACCTGGGCACCAGCGCCTCGTTCGTGGGTGTGGCGGCCGCGATCCGGGCCCAGGGCGGTGACTCCTCCGACGTCACCGGCGCGATCCTGGTCTCCGGCCTGGTGCTCGTCGCCGTCGGCGTGCTGATCCACTTCGCCGGCTCCCGGATGGTCAACGAGATCCTGCCCCCGGCCGTGACCGGCGCCGTGGTGATGCTGATCGGCTTCAACCTGGCCCCGGTGGTCGCCGAGACCTACTGGCCGCAGGACCAGTGGGTGGCCCTGCTGGTGATGCTCTTCGTGATCGTGCTCAGCGTGGCCGTGGGCGGTTTCATCGGCCGGATCGCGATCTTCCTGGCCCTGGTCTTCGGCTACCTGCTCTCATGGGGCCTCGACCGCGTCTTCGGCCGGATCACGTCGTTCAACGCGGGTACCGGCGAGGTGGACACCCACTGGCGCGTGGTCTGGGACGGCGTCGAGAGCGCCTCCTGGTTCGGCTTCCCGGCGCGGACCACGGTCAGCCCGGACGGCCTCGAGGTCGCGGGCTGGCACACCCCCACCTTCTCCGCCGCCTTCATCCTGCTCGTGCTCCCGGCCGTGATCGCCCTGATCGCGGAGAACGCGGGCCACGTGAAGGCCGTGGGCGAGATGACGAAGACCGACCTCGACCCGATGATGGGCCGCGCCATCGCCGGTGACGGCGTGGGCACCGTGCTGGCGACGGCGGTCGGCGGCTCCCCCACCACCACCTACGCCGAGAACATCGGCGTCATGGCCGCCACCCGCGTCTACTCCACCGCCGCCTACTACGTGGCCGCGGTCGTCGCCATCCTCTTCGGCCTCTGCCCCAAGTTCGGCGCCCTGGTCGCGGCCACCCCGGGCGGCGTGCTCGGCGGCATCACGGTGGTGCTCTACGGCATGATCGGCCTGCTCGGGGCCAAGATCTGGATCGAGAACAAGATCGACTTCGGCAACCCGATCAACCTGGTGCCGCTGGCCGCCGGGATCATCGTGGCCATCGGCAACACCAGCCTGAAGGTCAGCGACGACTTCTCGCTGTCCGGCATCGCCCTGGGCACGATCATCGCGGTCGCCGGCTGGCACCTGGCCCGGGCCGTGGCCCCGGCGCACCTCAAGCAGCAGCTCAAGGCCGAACGCAGCTGA
- a CDS encoding alpha/beta fold hydrolase, translated as MTFLHYTDTGSGPSMVLLHGMGEGGASWEPLLPAFEAGYRVINVTLRGHRPSEYPGEYSYQLFFDDVVELLDSLEVRDAVVIGHSLGGMVAFRLAVERPDLVGRLVAEDVAPGPPFPPRELPARPAGDLPLDWEVVVQMRPQIDAGDLELRERLSTVKAPTLVIGGGETSHVPQEWLAEVVARVPDAELVTLGGGHSVHDMLPREFTETVLGWLAR; from the coding sequence GTGACTTTCCTGCACTACACCGATACCGGCTCCGGCCCGTCGATGGTGCTGCTGCACGGCATGGGCGAGGGCGGCGCCAGCTGGGAGCCCCTGCTGCCCGCCTTCGAGGCCGGGTACCGCGTCATCAATGTGACCCTGCGCGGGCACCGGCCGAGCGAGTACCCGGGCGAGTACAGCTACCAGCTGTTCTTCGACGACGTGGTGGAGCTGCTCGACTCGCTCGAGGTGCGCGACGCGGTGGTGATCGGCCATTCCCTGGGCGGGATGGTCGCTTTCCGGCTCGCCGTCGAGCGGCCCGACCTGGTGGGCCGGCTGGTGGCGGAGGACGTGGCCCCGGGCCCGCCCTTCCCACCGCGCGAGCTGCCCGCCCGGCCCGCAGGCGACCTGCCCCTCGACTGGGAGGTGGTGGTGCAGATGCGTCCGCAGATCGACGCGGGCGACCTGGAGCTGCGCGAGCGCCTGTCCACGGTGAAGGCGCCGACCCTGGTGATCGGCGGGGGCGAGACCAGCCACGTGCCGCAGGAGTGGCTCGCCGAGGTGGTGGCCCGGGTGCCGGACGCCGAACTGGTGACGCTCGGCGGCGGGCACAGTGTGCACGACATGCTGCCGCGGGAGTTCACCGAGACGGTACTGGGCTGGCTGGCCCGCTGA
- a CDS encoding oxamate carbamoyltransferase subunit AllH family protein codes for MTAASLTLFPLLAGPARPARVSAIVSGAVYLELDPVLDDPDGYRPGAVVALLDPGAVQLPIGLTLPPGVADLVPVTVDGDPVSPGPIVFGHGAVSMAGTRLPVLRWWNPNVSKQVLPPPAPELLPTALLDQLLEDAAEPLAAGLELLRAGDTTAAFEALIGTGPGLTPAGDDALVGALAALAAWAPRSTAHRLLADGVAGSDGRTTAISAALLRSAVSGAVVPQLVRFVGALATGDPAAIRPALDDVLPVGASSGAAMAAGAVAQLVGLLQGPTRRPVAIDATGPIGALM; via the coding sequence ATGACGGCCGCGAGCCTGACCCTGTTCCCACTGCTCGCCGGTCCGGCGAGACCGGCGCGGGTGAGTGCGATCGTCTCCGGTGCCGTCTATCTCGAGCTGGATCCGGTGCTCGACGACCCCGACGGTTACCGTCCGGGCGCCGTCGTCGCGCTGCTCGACCCGGGCGCGGTGCAGCTGCCCATCGGCCTCACCCTGCCGCCCGGCGTTGCCGACCTGGTGCCCGTGACGGTCGACGGTGACCCCGTCAGCCCCGGCCCGATCGTCTTCGGCCACGGTGCCGTCTCGATGGCCGGCACGCGCCTGCCGGTGCTGCGCTGGTGGAACCCGAACGTGTCCAAGCAGGTGCTGCCGCCGCCGGCCCCCGAGCTGCTGCCGACGGCCCTGCTCGACCAGCTCCTCGAAGACGCCGCCGAGCCGCTGGCGGCCGGTCTGGAGCTGCTGCGGGCCGGCGACACGACGGCCGCGTTCGAGGCCCTGATCGGTACCGGCCCGGGCCTGACCCCGGCCGGTGACGACGCCCTCGTCGGCGCGCTGGCCGCGCTCGCGGCCTGGGCGCCGCGCTCCACGGCCCACCGTCTGCTGGCCGACGGCGTGGCCGGTTCCGACGGGCGCACCACGGCGATCTCCGCCGCGCTGCTGCGCTCGGCGGTGTCCGGTGCGGTGGTGCCCCAGCTGGTGCGGTTCGTGGGCGCCCTGGCCACGGGTGACCCGGCGGCGATCCGCCCGGCGCTCGACGACGTGCTGCCGGTGGGGGCCAGCTCCGGCGCCGCGATGGCGGCCGGTGCGGTGGCCCAGCTGGTCGGGCTGCTGCAGGGCCCGACCCGGCGGCCGGTGGCGATCGACGCGACCGGCCCGATCGGTGCGTTGATGTAG
- a CDS encoding endonuclease, whose amino-acid sequence MTTTAHRVTWIALPVTVITLASLSSLTACATPPTASAAERVTQAQPVAAAASALTVAQAVAQQTGGSQTVRGYVVGEPTGTDQVRRTGFSGDTAIALADSPSATDTSAMLYVQVSSAYRSQFGLKSNPGRLGAQLDVSGSLTAYFAHPGLKSPTAMAVSGADPTPTGTTTPGPTTTSPIATTPPSGGDYYADAQGKTGNDLHQALHQIISTDAQKLSYDAVWDALKVTDEDPKNSGNVILLYSGTSRSKSLNGGDADDWNREHVWAKSHGDFGTATGPGTDLHHLRPEDVTVNSDRSNKDFDEGGSESGEAPGNFTDSDSWEPRDAVKGDVARMIFYMAVRYDGGDGFADLTLDEKTTGGSAPRFGKLSTLLEWSAEDPPDSFERNRNDLIFERFQHNRNPFIDHPEWVNEVFAQ is encoded by the coding sequence GTGACCACCACTGCGCACCGGGTGACCTGGATCGCCCTGCCTGTAACAGTCATCACTCTGGCCTCCCTGAGCAGCCTGACGGCCTGCGCCACCCCACCGACAGCCTCGGCCGCGGAACGCGTGACCCAGGCCCAGCCGGTCGCCGCCGCGGCCTCGGCCCTCACCGTGGCCCAGGCCGTGGCGCAGCAGACCGGGGGCAGCCAGACCGTCCGCGGCTACGTCGTGGGCGAGCCGACCGGCACCGATCAGGTCAGACGCACGGGGTTCAGCGGTGACACCGCGATCGCCCTGGCCGACAGCCCCTCCGCCACCGACACCTCGGCCATGCTCTACGTGCAGGTGAGCAGCGCCTACCGCAGCCAGTTCGGGCTCAAGAGCAACCCGGGGCGGCTCGGGGCACAGCTCGACGTGAGCGGCTCCCTGACCGCCTACTTCGCTCACCCAGGTCTGAAATCGCCGACCGCGATGGCGGTTTCGGGTGCCGACCCGACGCCCACCGGAACCACCACGCCCGGGCCGACCACCACGTCCCCCATCGCGACCACACCCCCGAGCGGGGGTGACTACTACGCCGACGCGCAGGGCAAGACCGGCAACGACCTGCACCAGGCCCTGCACCAGATCATCTCGACCGACGCGCAGAAGCTGTCGTACGACGCGGTCTGGGACGCCCTGAAGGTCACCGACGAAGATCCGAAGAACTCCGGCAACGTGATCCTGCTCTACAGCGGCACCAGCCGGTCGAAGAGCCTGAACGGCGGTGACGCCGACGACTGGAACCGCGAGCACGTCTGGGCCAAGTCGCACGGAGACTTCGGCACCGCCACCGGCCCGGGCACCGACCTGCACCACCTGCGTCCCGAGGACGTGACGGTGAACTCCGACCGCAGCAACAAGGACTTCGACGAAGGTGGCAGCGAATCCGGTGAGGCCCCGGGCAATTTCACCGACTCCGACTCCTGGGAACCGCGCGACGCGGTGAAGGGCGACGTGGCCCGGATGATCTTCTACATGGCCGTGCGTTACGACGGTGGCGACGGTTTCGCCGACCTCACGCTCGACGAGAAGACCACCGGCGGCAGCGCCCCCCGTTTCGGGAAGCTCTCGACACTGCTGGAGTGGAGTGCCGAAGACCCGCCGGACAGCTTCGAGCGCAACCGCAACGACCTGATCTTCGAACGGTTCCAGCACAACCGCAACCCGTTCATCGACCACCCGGAATGGGTGAATGAGGTGTTCGCACAGTGA
- a CDS encoding biotin-dependent carboxyltransferase family protein: MLRVLDPGLFTTVQDEGRPGRAHLGVPPSGALDRASFRLANRLVGNAAGAAVLETTVRGPRLVWEGAAPVTVAVTGAPASVILDGRPAAFDAAVRVGPGQRLEIGSVTAGLRSYIAFSGGLMVDVVLGSRSTDVLSGLGPSPLAAGDVLPVGLPSPVPVVDFVAPPGILGEPVLDVVPGPRADWFTEAALVTLVRTPWKVSSTSNRVGLRLEGVPLERRRPQELPSEGTATGSLQVPGNGLPVLFLGDHPVTGGYPVIGVVTRSSLDRAAQAAPGTTLRFRLRG, from the coding sequence ATGTTGCGCGTGCTCGATCCAGGGCTCTTCACCACCGTTCAGGACGAGGGCCGGCCCGGACGCGCCCATCTCGGGGTGCCGCCGTCGGGCGCGCTCGACCGGGCGTCGTTCCGGCTGGCCAATCGTCTGGTCGGGAATGCCGCGGGCGCAGCGGTTCTCGAGACCACGGTGCGCGGGCCCCGGCTGGTCTGGGAGGGAGCCGCACCGGTGACGGTCGCCGTCACCGGTGCCCCCGCGTCCGTCATTCTCGACGGGCGCCCGGCGGCCTTCGACGCGGCGGTGCGGGTCGGGCCCGGGCAGAGGCTCGAGATCGGCTCGGTCACCGCGGGTCTGCGCTCCTACATCGCCTTTTCGGGTGGCCTGATGGTGGACGTGGTGCTCGGCAGCCGTTCCACGGACGTGCTGTCCGGACTGGGACCTTCGCCCCTGGCCGCGGGTGACGTGCTGCCCGTCGGGTTGCCCTCACCGGTGCCGGTGGTGGATTTCGTCGCGCCACCGGGCATTCTCGGTGAGCCGGTGCTCGATGTCGTTCCCGGGCCCCGCGCCGACTGGTTCACCGAAGCGGCGCTGGTGACCCTCGTCCGTACGCCCTGGAAGGTCTCCTCGACCAGTAACCGGGTGGGACTGCGGCTGGAGGGGGTGCCGCTGGAACGCCGCCGCCCGCAGGAGCTGCCGTCGGAGGGCACGGCGACCGGGAGCCTGCAGGTGCCCGGAAACGGCCTGCCCGTGCTGTTTCTCGGCGATCATCCGGTCACCGGAGGGTATCCGGTGATCGGCGTCGTCACCCGTTCCTCGCTCGACCGGGCGGCCCAGGCGGCGCCGGGCACGACCCTGCGGTTCCGGCTCCGGGGTTGA